In one Niveibacterium umoris genomic region, the following are encoded:
- a CDS encoding DMT family transporter: protein MSAQPLRSYALLFLSMTVVGSYVALSKPLVATIPVFLLAWMRFGIGGLAMLRQTLPQPGEQIRASTWRALFLQSLFGNFLFSICMLYGVSMTSATAAGVILATLPAMVALQSRLILGERLAPRNLLAVLLAVAGIATLGLSKAPTGVNSLAGNLLLIGAVACEAAYVVIGKQVSAHLPPLRVSALINLVGFLLMTPFGIWQALDFRFASVPPGMWTLLVFYALGASVFSVWLWMSGLRGVPANHAGVFTIALPLASTTIGVLFLGEHFGLPHGIALGCAVAGVLLVSVPAAGAGRKSAGR from the coding sequence ATGTCTGCACAACCGCTCCGCAGCTACGCCCTGCTCTTCCTTTCGATGACGGTGGTCGGCAGCTATGTCGCCCTGTCCAAACCGCTGGTCGCGACGATCCCTGTCTTTCTGCTCGCCTGGATGCGATTTGGCATCGGCGGGCTGGCGATGCTGCGGCAGACGCTGCCGCAGCCGGGCGAACAAATCCGCGCTTCGACCTGGCGCGCGTTGTTCCTGCAAAGTTTGTTCGGCAACTTCCTGTTCTCGATCTGCATGCTCTACGGCGTGTCGATGACTTCGGCCACCGCGGCTGGCGTGATCCTCGCGACCCTGCCGGCGATGGTCGCGCTGCAATCGCGGCTGATCCTCGGCGAACGCCTCGCCCCGCGCAACCTGCTCGCGGTGCTGCTCGCGGTAGCCGGCATCGCAACGCTGGGCCTGTCGAAGGCCCCAACCGGCGTCAACTCACTCGCTGGCAACCTGCTGCTGATCGGGGCAGTCGCCTGCGAAGCGGCGTATGTGGTGATCGGCAAGCAGGTCTCCGCCCACCTGCCACCGCTGCGGGTGTCGGCGCTGATCAATCTGGTCGGCTTCCTGCTGATGACGCCCTTCGGCATCTGGCAGGCGCTCGACTTCCGCTTCGCCAGCGTGCCCCCGGGCATGTGGACCCTGCTGGTCTTCTACGCCCTCGGCGCCAGCGTATTCTCGGTGTGGTTGTGGATGAGCGGCCTGCGCGGCGTGCCTGCCAACCACGCCGGCGTGTTCACGATTGCCCTGCCGCTGGCTTCGACCACCATCGGCGTGCTCTTCCTTGGCGAGCATTTCGGATTGCCGCACGGCATCGCGCTCGGCTGTGCGGTCGCCGGGGTGCTGCTGGTGAGCGTGCCGGCCGCCGGCGCCGGTCGCAAGAGCGCGGGGCGATGA
- the rng gene encoding ribonuclease G has product MSESFLINFTPQETRVAMLQNGVVQELHIEREHSRGFVGNVYLGRVVRVLPGMQSAFIDIGLERTAFLHVADIWFDRHAGEVQRPIEKILHEGQNLVVQVLKDPIGTKGARLSTQISIAGRLLVYLPQEKHIGISQRIESEEGRLALRERLHQLVPADENGGFIVRTMAERASDAELGADIAYLRKIWREIQSRSVGAHPPLALYHDLNLAQRVLRDLVSPETEKIVIDSRENYQKLNAFATEYMPQVASLLDHYSGERTLFDLHGVEDEIQKALSRRVDLKSGGYLIIDQTEALTTIDVNTGGFVGARTFDDTVFKTNLEAALAIARQLRLRNLGGIILLDFIDMESDEHRSTVLAELNKALARDHTKVSVGGFTSLGLVEMTRKRTRESLAHILCEPCPTCSGRGEIKTSRTVAYEILRELVREARQFNAKEYRVLAAPSVIDLFLDEESQSLAMLSDFIGKPISLQAETSYNPEQFDIVLL; this is encoded by the coding sequence ATGAGCGAATCCTTCCTCATCAATTTCACGCCGCAGGAAACCCGGGTTGCAATGTTGCAGAACGGGGTCGTACAGGAACTGCATATCGAGCGCGAACATTCGCGCGGCTTTGTCGGCAATGTGTACCTCGGGCGCGTGGTGCGCGTGCTGCCGGGCATGCAGTCGGCCTTCATCGACATCGGGCTGGAGCGCACCGCCTTCCTGCATGTCGCCGACATCTGGTTCGACCGCCATGCCGGCGAGGTGCAGCGTCCGATCGAGAAAATCCTGCACGAGGGTCAGAACCTCGTCGTCCAGGTGCTCAAGGACCCGATCGGCACCAAGGGGGCACGGCTCTCGACGCAGATCAGCATCGCCGGCCGTCTGCTGGTTTACCTGCCGCAGGAAAAGCACATCGGCATCTCGCAGCGGATCGAGAGCGAGGAAGGCCGCCTCGCGCTGCGCGAGCGTCTGCACCAGCTGGTGCCGGCGGACGAGAACGGCGGCTTCATCGTGCGCACCATGGCCGAACGCGCCAGCGATGCGGAGCTCGGTGCCGACATCGCCTATCTGCGCAAGATCTGGCGCGAGATCCAGTCACGCTCGGTCGGCGCCCATCCGCCGCTGGCGCTGTACCACGATCTGAACCTGGCGCAGCGGGTGCTGCGTGACCTGGTGTCGCCCGAGACCGAGAAGATCGTCATCGACTCGCGCGAGAACTACCAGAAGCTAAATGCCTTCGCGACGGAATACATGCCGCAAGTGGCATCGCTGCTCGACCACTACAGCGGCGAACGCACCCTGTTCGACCTGCACGGCGTCGAAGACGAGATCCAGAAGGCGCTGTCGCGGCGGGTCGACCTGAAAAGCGGCGGCTACCTGATCATCGACCAGACCGAAGCGCTCACCACGATCGACGTGAACACCGGCGGCTTCGTCGGCGCACGCACCTTCGACGACACGGTATTCAAGACCAACCTCGAAGCGGCGCTGGCGATCGCACGCCAGCTGCGCCTGCGCAACCTCGGCGGCATCATCCTGCTCGATTTCATCGACATGGAAAGCGACGAGCACCGCAGCACCGTGCTGGCCGAGCTGAACAAGGCGCTGGCGCGCGACCACACCAAAGTATCGGTCGGTGGTTTCACTTCGCTCGGCCTGGTCGAGATGACCCGCAAGCGCACACGCGAATCGCTCGCCCACATCCTGTGCGAACCCTGCCCCACCTGCAGCGGCCGCGGCGAAATCAAGACCTCGCGCACGGTGGCCTACGAAATCCTGCGCGAGCTGGTGCGCGAGGCGCGTCAGTTCAACGCCAAGGAATACCGCGTGCTGGCGGCGCCGTCGGTAATCGACCTCTTCCTCGACGAGGAATCGCAGTCGCTGGCGATGCTGTCGGACTTCATCGGCAAGCCGATCTCGCTGCAAGCCGAGACCAGTTACAACCCCGAGCAGTTCGACATCGTGCTGCTGTGA
- a CDS encoding glutathione S-transferase family protein: protein MKLIGMLDSPYVRRVAISARLMGVPLEHESVSVFRHMDRFAAINPLIKAPTLVCDDGGILMDSTLILDHIEAQASAERRLMPADNPARQRALYRVGVALVAMEKAVQWYYEIALRPEDKRWDDWIARISGQLQRAFGLLETELPAEGWFGGSTPDAADVACAVAWRFVQFVLPGQLSGAALPKLAAHAARAETLPEFVAYPIE from the coding sequence ATGAAACTGATCGGCATGCTCGATTCACCCTATGTGCGGCGCGTCGCGATTTCGGCACGGCTGATGGGCGTTCCGCTCGAACACGAATCGGTATCGGTGTTCCGCCACATGGATCGCTTTGCCGCGATCAATCCGCTGATCAAGGCGCCCACGCTGGTCTGCGACGACGGCGGCATCCTGATGGACAGCACGCTGATCCTCGACCACATCGAGGCGCAGGCCAGTGCGGAGCGTCGCCTGATGCCGGCCGACAATCCGGCCCGGCAACGCGCGCTTTACCGCGTCGGCGTTGCGCTGGTCGCGATGGAAAAAGCCGTGCAGTGGTACTACGAGATCGCGCTGCGGCCGGAGGACAAGCGCTGGGACGACTGGATCGCGCGCATCAGCGGCCAGTTGCAGCGCGCGTTCGGACTACTCGAGACCGAACTGCCGGCCGAGGGCTGGTTCGGTGGCAGCACACCCGACGCCGCCGATGTGGCCTGCGCGGTGGCCTGGCGCTTCGTCCAGTTTGTCCTGCCCGGACAGCTCAGCGGCGCGGCGCTCCCGAAGCTTGCGGCGCACGCCGCGCGCGCAGAAACGCTGCCTGAATTCGTCGCCTACCCCATCGAATAG
- the ruvA gene encoding Holliday junction branch migration protein RuvA, with amino-acid sequence MIGRLRGTLAEKNPPQILLDVGGVGYELEVPMSTFYNLPATGQPVTLHTHLAVREDGHFLYGFGAEEERVAFRQLLKISGIGARTALAVLSGLSVNELAQVVASQEPGRLTKVPGIGKKTAERLLLELRDKLPKALPAAHAHAASAAAGAQGDIANALLALGYNDKEAQAALKQLPADIGVSDGIRAALKLLSKV; translated from the coding sequence ATGATCGGACGCTTGCGCGGCACCCTCGCCGAAAAGAACCCACCCCAGATCCTGCTGGATGTCGGGGGTGTCGGCTACGAGCTGGAGGTGCCGATGAGCACCTTCTACAACCTGCCCGCAACCGGGCAGCCCGTGACGCTGCACACCCACCTCGCAGTGCGCGAAGACGGCCACTTCCTGTACGGCTTCGGTGCCGAGGAAGAGCGCGTCGCCTTCCGCCAGTTGCTGAAGATCTCCGGCATCGGCGCGCGCACCGCCCTGGCAGTGCTGTCGGGCCTGTCGGTGAACGAACTGGCGCAGGTCGTCGCATCGCAGGAGCCGGGGCGCCTGACCAAGGTGCCGGGCATCGGCAAGAAGACGGCCGAACGCTTGCTGCTCGAACTGCGCGACAAGTTGCCCAAGGCGCTGCCTGCCGCGCACGCACATGCCGCCAGCGCCGCGGCGGGTGCGCAGGGCGACATCGCCAACGCGCTGCTGGCGCTGGGCTACAACGACAAGGAAGCGCAGGCGGCGCTCAAGCAGCTGCCCGCCGACATCGGCGTCTCCGATGGCATCCGCGCAGCGCTCAAGCTGCTCTCCAAGGTCTGA
- a CDS encoding YgdI/YgdR family lipoprotein, which produces MKRISMAVVTAVALSLGLAACGGSQYILSTKEGRMLVSDGKPQLDEKTGMYKLKDADGKATMVPKADIVQIMER; this is translated from the coding sequence ATGAAACGGATATCGATGGCTGTCGTGACCGCTGTTGCGCTGTCGCTCGGTCTGGCCGCATGTGGGGGCAGCCAGTACATCCTCAGTACCAAGGAAGGCCGGATGCTGGTTTCCGACGGTAAACCGCAGCTCGACGAGAAGACCGGCATGTACAAGCTGAAGGACGCCGACGGCAAGGCGACGATGGTGCCGAAGGCAGACATCGTTCAGATCATGGAACGCTGA
- a CDS encoding HAD family hydrolase, which yields MTILAVIFDMDGLLLDSERIAFGIGRDACTALGLPWREETALAMIGRNARDNAQLLEALFGHADHVEAHSAEFARRYEAVIAAGEIPLKPGVTELLDRLDALALPRAVATSTSHGRALFKLECCGIAHRMHAVVGGDQVAHGKPAPDIFLAAAERLGVAPANCLALEDSNAGARAALAAGMQVRVVPDLLPPDADVLASGAQVIPSLFAIVEELS from the coding sequence ATGACCATCCTTGCCGTGATCTTCGATATGGATGGCCTGCTGCTCGACAGCGAACGCATTGCCTTCGGCATCGGTCGCGATGCTTGCACCGCACTGGGCCTGCCGTGGCGGGAAGAAACCGCGCTCGCGATGATCGGCCGCAACGCGCGTGACAACGCGCAGCTGCTGGAAGCGCTCTTCGGCCACGCCGATCATGTCGAGGCCCACAGCGCCGAGTTCGCACGGCGCTACGAAGCCGTCATCGCGGCGGGCGAGATCCCCTTGAAGCCCGGCGTCACCGAACTGCTCGACCGGCTCGACGCGCTCGCGCTGCCGCGCGCGGTGGCGACCTCGACCAGTCACGGGCGCGCCCTCTTCAAACTGGAATGCTGCGGCATTGCCCATCGCATGCACGCGGTGGTGGGCGGCGACCAGGTGGCGCACGGCAAGCCCGCGCCCGACATCTTCCTCGCCGCGGCCGAGCGCCTCGGCGTCGCGCCGGCGAACTGTCTCGCGCTGGAAGACTCCAACGCCGGTGCGCGTGCCGCACTGGCCGCCGGCATGCAGGTGCGTGTGGTGCCCGATTTGCTGCCCCCCGACGCTGATGTACTCGCGTCGGGCGCGCAGGTGATTCCGTCGCTGTTCGCCATTGTCGAGGAACTCTCATGA
- a CDS encoding UPF0149 family protein has translation MNTEIEIHQPLSDDEFDALDDLLARFPDSLSLEEMDGLFCALVVGPEMVPPSEWVPAVLGVEEPEWESEAQARETIELLMRHWNTVATGFREDWSGVSAEEGSESMYFPLLDDPDESGHPLAEGWARGFRDGLEWMEEEHWDALEEDEECVTLLNLIAAMDSGEKSPGHPLTEDERDEVLSPLVAGLQYLYGFWRRYMRVVTAPRVPIRAPELPGRNDLCPCGSGKKFKKCCGSPEKLH, from the coding sequence ATGAACACTGAAATCGAGATCCACCAACCCCTCAGCGACGACGAATTCGACGCGCTCGACGACCTGCTGGCGCGCTTTCCCGATTCGCTCTCGCTCGAAGAGATGGACGGCCTGTTCTGCGCGCTGGTGGTCGGGCCGGAGATGGTGCCGCCTTCCGAATGGGTGCCGGCGGTCCTCGGCGTCGAGGAACCGGAGTGGGAATCGGAAGCGCAGGCGCGCGAAACCATCGAGTTGCTGATGCGGCACTGGAACACGGTGGCGACCGGCTTTCGCGAAGACTGGTCGGGTGTCAGCGCGGAAGAGGGCTCGGAGTCGATGTACTTCCCGCTGCTCGACGACCCGGACGAGAGCGGCCACCCGCTGGCCGAGGGCTGGGCGCGCGGCTTCCGCGACGGGCTCGAATGGATGGAAGAGGAACACTGGGATGCGCTCGAAGAAGACGAAGAGTGCGTCACCCTGCTCAACCTGATCGCCGCGATGGACAGCGGCGAGAAGTCGCCCGGACACCCGCTCACCGAAGACGAGCGCGACGAGGTGCTCAGCCCGCTGGTCGCCGGCCTGCAGTATCTGTACGGATTCTGGCGCCGCTACATGCGCGTCGTCACCGCGCCGCGCGTGCCGATTCGCGCGCCTGAACTGCCGGGCCGCAATGACCTCTGCCCCTGCGGCAGCGGCAAGAAATTCAAGAAGTGCTGCGGCTCGCCCGAAAAGCTGCACTGA
- a CDS encoding PAS domain S-box protein, whose amino-acid sequence MAPDHDVEHNARLRHGMTATGGWRTTLLGRPGSLGRRITLLTMAVGTALTLLASSIQLTLDYLELRRGLDRQLDQIELYLPNIALSIWNLDEDQVRLALAGLTRQPNVRYVQVATLGMKYQWAQGERPSRNAVVRTFSIKPPSSRSGEAIGELTVVASLDGLFWQIGQRALVILLSFGLIAILLAAFMLMLTRRLITGRLDAIGDKVASLGEVLSAGEQPVDLPSHKTLETVDELGMLERTLDRTTMRLTRASEEITAAQAALAESESRFRTLVEQAPEAICVFRADGQWRFLDVNPSAVRLFGCASREALLATDVRSFFDVQQPDGRSFEETARSRNARTLAGESSELERAMRTADGRLIYCNVHLSPMPETDPPLIRVTCIDVTERRQAEAAAVELSTRLQAVLDAAHEVSIISTDAQGAIRVFNRGAEAMLGYSAAEMIGQTPAVFHRESEVRMRARELTAELGQEIDGFETFVALARRGQSETRNWTYVRKDGQPLRVSLTVSAVCDAQGAIVGFLGVARDITQQLAAEGDLIRLNLQLDGRVRERTKALQESTERLQAALDDLQHTQVKLVQAEKLAALGSLVAAIAHQLNTPIGNCLITATALSEETAAMRRQLAEGAPLKRSSFTQYVDTAGDTTELIVRSLQRAAALVAHFKQIAVDQRHERSEFDLAEAVTQAIAIARASCNGARFDTQIEVPPGLRMEAYPTAVEQVISDLVSNAVLHAFSGRDHGTMRVAARQDGENVVLSFSDDGCGMGEDIRRRVFDPFFTTGLARGHTGLGLSICYNLVTGPLGGQMEVSSTPGVGTVFTLTLPRKAPEPVSVPVLPGQ is encoded by the coding sequence GTGGCACCGGATCATGACGTCGAACACAACGCGAGGCTGCGACACGGCATGACGGCGACCGGGGGCTGGAGGACCACGCTGCTGGGCCGGCCGGGAAGCCTGGGGCGCCGCATCACCTTGCTGACCATGGCGGTCGGCACCGCGCTGACGCTGCTCGCTTCCTCGATCCAGCTCACGCTGGACTACCTGGAGTTGCGTCGCGGGCTCGATCGGCAGCTCGACCAGATCGAACTGTACCTGCCCAATATCGCGCTGAGCATATGGAATCTCGACGAGGATCAGGTCCGGCTCGCGCTCGCCGGCCTCACCCGCCAACCCAACGTGCGTTACGTTCAGGTGGCAACGCTTGGCATGAAATACCAGTGGGCGCAGGGCGAACGACCGTCGCGCAACGCGGTGGTCCGCACCTTCAGCATCAAGCCCCCTTCATCGCGCAGCGGTGAGGCGATCGGCGAGCTGACGGTGGTCGCGAGCCTGGACGGGCTCTTCTGGCAGATCGGGCAGCGCGCGCTGGTGATCCTGCTCAGCTTCGGCCTTATCGCGATTCTGCTGGCGGCCTTCATGCTGATGCTGACCCGGCGCCTGATCACCGGCCGGCTCGATGCGATTGGCGACAAGGTCGCCTCGCTCGGCGAAGTGCTGAGCGCCGGCGAGCAGCCGGTGGATTTGCCATCACACAAAACGCTTGAGACGGTCGATGAACTCGGCATGCTCGAACGCACGCTGGATCGCACGACGATGCGGCTGACGCGCGCATCGGAGGAAATCACTGCCGCGCAGGCGGCACTCGCAGAAAGCGAGTCGCGCTTCCGCACACTGGTGGAACAGGCGCCGGAAGCGATCTGCGTGTTTCGGGCGGATGGCCAATGGCGATTCCTGGACGTCAATCCGAGCGCGGTACGTCTGTTTGGCTGCGCGTCACGAGAGGCTTTGCTCGCCACGGATGTGAGATCGTTTTTTGATGTGCAACAGCCCGACGGGCGTTCGTTCGAGGAAACCGCCCGTTCGCGCAACGCCCGCACGCTGGCCGGGGAATCGAGCGAGCTCGAGCGCGCGATGCGCACGGCCGACGGGCGACTGATCTACTGCAACGTGCATCTGTCGCCAATGCCCGAGACTGATCCGCCGCTGATCCGTGTCACCTGCATCGATGTTACCGAGCGAAGGCAGGCAGAAGCGGCAGCGGTGGAATTGAGTACGCGCTTGCAGGCGGTGCTCGACGCGGCGCACGAGGTGTCGATCATCTCGACCGACGCGCAGGGCGCGATCCGTGTTTTCAATCGCGGCGCCGAGGCAATGCTGGGCTATTCGGCTGCGGAGATGATCGGCCAGACGCCGGCGGTTTTTCACCGCGAGAGCGAAGTGCGGATGCGCGCGCGCGAGCTGACGGCAGAGCTCGGGCAGGAAATTGACGGCTTCGAGACCTTCGTCGCGCTGGCGCGGCGCGGGCAGTCTGAAACCCGCAACTGGACTTACGTGCGCAAGGACGGGCAGCCCCTGCGCGTATCGCTGACCGTGAGCGCGGTCTGCGATGCGCAGGGCGCGATCGTCGGCTTCCTTGGCGTCGCGCGCGACATTACCCAGCAACTTGCTGCCGAAGGCGACCTGATCCGCTTGAACCTGCAACTCGATGGGCGTGTGCGCGAACGCACCAAGGCCCTGCAGGAGTCCACCGAACGCCTGCAAGCGGCGCTGGACGACCTGCAGCACACCCAGGTCAAGCTGGTGCAGGCCGAAAAGCTCGCCGCGCTCGGCAGCCTGGTGGCGGCGATCGCGCACCAGCTCAACACGCCGATCGGCAACTGCCTGATCACCGCGACCGCACTCAGCGAAGAAACCGCGGCAATGCGCCGTCAGCTTGCGGAAGGTGCGCCACTCAAGCGCTCGAGTTTTACCCAGTATGTCGACACCGCCGGCGACACCACCGAGCTCATCGTCCGTTCGCTGCAGCGCGCCGCGGCGCTGGTGGCACACTTCAAGCAGATTGCAGTCGATCAGCGGCATGAGCGCAGCGAGTTTGACCTGGCGGAAGCGGTGACGCAGGCCATCGCGATCGCGCGCGCCTCATGCAATGGCGCCCGCTTCGATACGCAGATCGAGGTGCCGCCGGGGCTGCGCATGGAAGCTTATCCGACCGCAGTCGAGCAGGTGATTTCCGATCTGGTCAGCAATGCGGTGTTGCACGCCTTTAGCGGGCGCGATCACGGCACCATGCGGGTCGCTGCGCGGCAGGACGGCGAGAACGTCGTGCTCAGCTTCAGCGACGATGGCTGCGGCATGGGCGAGGACATCCGGCGTCGTGTCTTCGACCCCTTTTTCACGACCGGCCTCGCGCGCGGCCACACCGGGCTCGGCCTGAGCATCTGCTACAACCTGGTGACCGGCCCGCTGGGTGGCCAGATGGAGGTGAGCAGTACGCCGGGCGTCGGCACCGTGTTCACGCTGACGCTGCCGCGCAAGGCGCCGGAGCCGGTGTCCGTTCCGGTGCTACCCGGCCAGTGA
- a CDS encoding response regulator transcription factor — protein sequence MTATPSVSSALVVDDSVVQRSFAAALCREFGITQVLEAADGAQALERLAESSRLPTVAIIDLEMPGMDGVELLQQMHQRDFCLPIVIASARDPVLIDSVVSLVRALGLPFVGALQKPIKQDALFALLASLAG from the coding sequence ATGACTGCTACGCCCTCCGTTTCCTCTGCCCTGGTCGTCGACGACAGCGTCGTGCAGCGCAGCTTCGCCGCCGCCCTGTGCCGCGAGTTCGGCATCACACAGGTGCTCGAAGCGGCCGACGGCGCACAGGCGCTTGAACGCCTGGCGGAAAGCAGCCGTTTGCCGACGGTGGCGATCATCGATCTGGAAATGCCGGGCATGGACGGCGTCGAACTCTTGCAGCAGATGCACCAGCGCGACTTCTGCCTGCCGATCGTGATCGCTTCGGCACGCGACCCGGTATTGATCGACTCAGTGGTATCGCTTGTCCGTGCGCTCGGCCTGCCCTTCGTCGGCGCGCTGCAGAAACCGATCAAGCAGGACGCGCTGTTCGCACTGCTGGCCTCACTGGCCGGGTAG